The Musa acuminata AAA Group cultivar baxijiao chromosome BXJ1-3, Cavendish_Baxijiao_AAA, whole genome shotgun sequence genome window below encodes:
- the LOC135625498 gene encoding uncharacterized protein LOC135625498: MGGVTSSVAAKLAFFPPSPPSYEVVTEPESGVVTLSRFPHRENVEVLRLPTRRGTEIVALYVRNPMATSTLLYSHGNAADLGQMYELFVELSIHLRVNLLGYDYSGYGQSSGKPSEQNTYADIETTYKCLIENYGAKEEEIILYGQSVGSGPTVDLASRLPHLRAVVLHSPILSGLRVMYPVKRTYWFDIYKNIDKISLVHCPVLVIHGTSDDVVDFSHGKKLWELCNEKYEPLWLKGGRHCDLELFPEYIRHLKKFISTVEKSPSQRRTWRKGAEQFEPSRKSTDCFEPSRKSIDRREKSRSTTEKSRNKDQRSTNVEKLEKVKVSFDQLEKSRRSLDCFDKSRKNIDQLDRGRKSVDRLDRIWAG; encoded by the exons ATGGGAGGAGTGACGTCCTCGGTGGCAGCGAAGCTGGCTTTCTTCCCTCCGTCGCCGCCGTCGTACGAGGTGGTGACGGAGCCGGAGTCCGGGGTGGTCACGCTCAGCCGCTTCCCCCACCGCGAGAACGTGGAGGTGCTCCGGCTCCCTACCCGCCGTGGCACCGAGATCGTCGCCCTCTACGTCCGCAACCCCATGGCCACATCCACCCTCCTCTACTCCCACGGCAACGCCGCCGATCTCGGCCAGATGTACGAGCTCTTCGTCGAGCTCAGCATCCACCTCCGCGTCAACCTCCTGGG GTATGACTATTCTGGATATGGACAATCATCTGGAAAG CCAAGCGAGCAAAACACATATGCTGATATAGAGACTACTTATAAATGCCTTATAGAGAATTATGGTGCTAAGGAGGAAGAAATTATCCTCTATGGTCAATCTGTGGGAAGTGGTCCAACTGTGGATTTAGCTTCTCGCCTGCCTCACTTACGAGCTGTTGTGTTGCATAGCCCTATACTTTCAGGTTTAAGAGTGATGTATCCTGTAAAACGCACATACTGGTTTGACATCTACAAG AATATTGACAAAATATCATTGGTCCATTGTCCTGTGCTAGTAATTCAT GGAACATCAGATGATGTTGTAGACTTTTCTCATGGTAAGAAGCTTTGGGAATTGTGTAATGAGAAGTATGAACCACTTTGGCTAAAAGGAGGGAGGCATTGTGACTTGGAGCTTTTCCCAGAGTACATTAGACATCTCAAGAAGTTTATATCTACGGTTGAGAAATCACCTTCTCAGAGGAGAACCTGGAGAAAAGGTGCAGAACAGTTTGAACCATCAAGGAAGAGCACTGACTGCTTTGAACCATCAAGGAAAAGCATTGATCGCAGAGAAAAATCTAGGTCAACGACAGAGAAGTCGAGAAACAAGGATCAGAGATCTACCAATGTGGAAAAGTTGGAAAAAGTAAAGGTATCATTTGACCAATTGGAGAAGTCTAGGAGGAGTTTAGATTGCTTTGATAAGTCCAGGAAGAACATTGATCAACTCGACAGAGGACGGAAGAGCGTTGACAGACTGGATAGGATATGGGCTGGGTGA